The following are from one region of the Streptomyces rubrogriseus genome:
- a CDS encoding HtaA domain-containing protein, with amino-acid sequence MPARLRALVTVLCAAVLAALLPAAAAHAESRTVQGGRLDWGIKSSFQTYVTGPVAKGSYSLNGGAATVGGSSFRFHSATGTYDGDTGAFRAAFSGGVHFLGHRTGTGAHQLDLTLSRPTVSISGSNGTLHLDVVSKAKDTGAVTTSRQVPVASLSLGGIDMRGGGGTVALNNLPATLTAEGARSFAGYYTAGTALDPVSLSADVKAPAPKRETQPSDTPAPSAESPEPAKTSGGTVRDGAVDWGVRRTFREYVTGDIADGEWALTAGAQDGGALFRFPGGEGTYEDGGLSAVFKGTVRFTGAHGLDLSLGNVRTVVEDGRGTLYADVTSPDVREKKVPLVTFTAGELKPAGGLVKVTEAPAKLTARGAQAFGGMYQAGTEMDPVSLAVALTADAELPALPDLGSEPAPSASPRPEKTGADPSAAPVASTTDDGDFPALPVSLAAGALLLAAAVLVAVALRRRRARPAASPGDPEQG; translated from the coding sequence ATGCCCGCCCGTCTTCGCGCCCTGGTCACCGTGTTGTGCGCGGCGGTCCTCGCGGCGCTGCTCCCCGCGGCCGCCGCACACGCCGAGAGCCGGACCGTGCAGGGCGGACGGCTCGACTGGGGCATCAAGTCCTCGTTCCAGACCTATGTCACCGGGCCCGTCGCGAAGGGCAGTTACTCCCTCAACGGGGGTGCGGCCACCGTCGGCGGCAGCTCGTTCCGCTTCCACTCGGCGACCGGCACCTACGACGGCGACACCGGTGCCTTCCGCGCCGCCTTCTCCGGTGGCGTGCACTTCCTCGGCCACCGCACCGGCACCGGCGCCCACCAGCTCGACCTCACCCTCAGCCGTCCCACCGTGAGCATCTCCGGCTCCAACGGCACGCTCCACCTGGACGTCGTCAGCAAGGCGAAGGACACCGGGGCGGTCACGACGTCCCGTCAGGTGCCCGTCGCCTCCCTCTCCCTCGGCGGCATCGACATGCGGGGCGGCGGCGGCACCGTCGCCCTGAACAACCTCCCCGCCACCCTCACCGCCGAGGGCGCCCGGTCCTTCGCCGGGTACTACACCGCCGGCACCGCACTGGACCCGGTGAGCCTGTCCGCCGACGTGAAGGCGCCCGCGCCGAAGCGGGAGACGCAGCCGTCGGACACCCCCGCACCGTCCGCCGAGTCGCCGGAGCCCGCGAAGACGTCGGGCGGCACGGTCCGGGACGGTGCCGTCGACTGGGGCGTGCGCCGCACCTTCCGCGAGTACGTCACCGGCGACATCGCCGACGGAGAGTGGGCCCTCACCGCGGGCGCCCAGGACGGCGGCGCGCTCTTCCGCTTCCCCGGCGGTGAGGGGACGTACGAGGACGGCGGCCTCAGCGCCGTCTTCAAGGGCACGGTCCGCTTCACCGGTGCCCACGGCCTCGACCTGAGCCTCGGCAACGTACGGACCGTCGTCGAGGACGGCAGGGGCACGCTGTACGCCGACGTGACGAGCCCGGACGTCAGGGAGAAGAAGGTGCCCCTGGTCACCTTCACCGCGGGCGAGCTGAAGCCGGCGGGCGGTCTGGTGAAGGTCACCGAGGCCCCCGCGAAGCTCACCGCGCGCGGTGCGCAGGCCTTCGGCGGCATGTACCAGGCGGGCACCGAGATGGACCCGGTGTCCCTCGCGGTCGCCCTCACCGCCGACGCGGAACTGCCCGCCCTGCCCGACCTCGGCAGCGAGCCCGCGCCGAGTGCGAGCCCGCGGCCCGAGAAGACCGGCGCGGATCCCTCCGCCGCCCCCGTCGCGAGCACCACCGACGACGGCGACTTCCCCGCACTTCCCGTCTCCCTCGCGGCCGGCGCCCTGCTGCTGGCGGCCGCGGTCCTCGTGGCCGTCGCCCTCCGCAGGCGCCGCGCCCGGCCCGCCGCGTCCCCCGGGGACCCGGAGCAGGGCTGA
- a CDS encoding HtaA domain-containing protein codes for MPVRRRRSTALAAAVATAAALGTTALATLGGATTASAAGSPLADYELTWGIKQSYRTYVGMFGAFTASEGATQAAGNGAFTFTDGTGTYDHTTNVVDLGFQGKLVSASAAHKFEVTLTDVRFDSGAGEITADVTTVDTSGATPTKKGDDVPLAKVAVTRAMTDMATTLTTEAGEYLGSASYAGAAGDPLTVVRKTPEPTTGPTTEPTTGPSTGPSAEPSTDPTDPTDPEPTGTDSTGPGPTDPQTTPATRDPSPTASTSASPSAPASTAPTKGEIADGTLGWGVKESFRAYVVGNIAKGRVTVSGGATQAAGNGAFTFKDATGTYDTDADRLTATFKGAVNFKGHESGGTYGLDLTLSNLKATLDGGTGKLTADVDSLGTRTEGVVLAGLEAKSGDLKADKNVITVDGIAATVTDAGAKVFGNYPAGTALDPVGLSVALSDDAQLPDGGGSDTSGGTGGGSGTAGGSTGGGTGTAGGAGSTVGGTGTTTGGSIGGGSLASTGSDVPGPALGAAAGAAVVVGAGAVYATRRRRGQARSAG; via the coding sequence ATGCCCGTCAGACGACGCCGCTCCACCGCACTCGCCGCCGCCGTCGCCACGGCCGCCGCCCTCGGCACGACCGCCCTCGCCACGCTGGGCGGCGCCACCACCGCCTCGGCCGCCGGATCCCCGCTCGCGGACTACGAGTTGACGTGGGGCATCAAGCAGTCCTACCGGACGTACGTCGGCATGTTCGGCGCCTTCACCGCGTCGGAGGGCGCCACCCAGGCCGCCGGGAACGGCGCGTTCACCTTCACCGACGGCACCGGCACCTACGACCACACGACGAACGTCGTCGACCTCGGCTTCCAGGGCAAGCTGGTGAGCGCCTCCGCCGCGCACAAGTTCGAGGTCACGCTCACCGACGTGCGCTTCGACAGCGGCGCCGGTGAGATCACCGCCGACGTGACGACGGTCGACACCTCCGGCGCGACGCCCACCAAGAAGGGCGACGACGTGCCGCTCGCCAAGGTCGCCGTGACCCGCGCGATGACGGACATGGCGACCACCCTCACCACCGAGGCGGGCGAGTACCTCGGCAGCGCGAGCTACGCGGGCGCGGCCGGGGACCCGCTGACGGTGGTCAGGAAGACGCCGGAGCCGACCACCGGGCCGACCACGGAACCCACCACCGGGCCGAGCACCGGGCCGAGCGCGGAGCCCTCCACCGACCCGACCGACCCGACCGACCCGGAGCCGACCGGGACCGACTCCACCGGACCCGGGCCGACCGATCCGCAGACCACGCCCGCCACCCGGGACCCGAGCCCCACGGCGAGCACGAGCGCCTCGCCCTCGGCCCCCGCGAGCACGGCCCCCACCAAGGGCGAGATCGCCGACGGCACCCTCGGCTGGGGCGTGAAGGAGTCCTTCCGCGCCTACGTCGTCGGCAACATCGCCAAGGGCCGGGTCACCGTCTCCGGCGGCGCCACCCAGGCCGCCGGGAACGGCGCGTTCACCTTCAAGGACGCCACCGGCACCTACGACACGGACGCCGACAGGCTGACCGCCACCTTCAAGGGCGCCGTCAACTTCAAGGGCCACGAGTCGGGCGGCACCTACGGCCTCGACCTGACCCTGAGCAACCTCAAGGCCACCCTCGACGGCGGCACCGGCAAGCTCACCGCCGACGTGGACAGCCTCGGCACGCGGACCGAGGGCGTGGTCCTGGCCGGCCTCGAGGCGAAGTCCGGCGACCTGAAGGCCGACAAGAACGTCATCACGGTCGACGGCATCGCCGCCACCGTCACCGACGCAGGTGCGAAGGTCTTCGGCAACTACCCGGCAGGCACGGCCCTCGACCCGGTCGGCCTCTCGGTGGCGCTGAGCGACGACGCCCAACTGCCGGACGGCGGCGGCTCGGACACGTCCGGCGGCACGGGCGGCGGCTCCGGCACGGCGGGCGGCTCCACCGGCGGGGGCACGGGCACCGCCGGTGGCGCCGGATCGACCGTCGGCGGCACCGGAACGACCACCGGCGGTTCGATCGGCGGCGGCAGCCTCGCCTCCACCGGCTCGGACGTACCCGGCCCGGCGCTGGGCGCGGCGGCCGGTGCCGCGGTCGTGGTCGGCGCGGGCGCGGTGTACGCGACGCGCAGGCGGCGGGGGCAGGCGCGGTCCGCCGGGTAA
- a CDS encoding PhzF family phenazine biosynthesis protein, with product MTDYDVLRVFCAPNGGYGNELGVVRDGSVLPEPERRQELAAKLGFSETVFVDDPERGVVDIYTPTLRLPFAGHPCVGTAWLLDVPELVTRAGVVGARLDGEFSWIEARPEWAPPRTLRQYATVAEVDDLAVPPKGEWVYAWAWEDEAAGRVRARAFPGRDDGIDEDEATGAAALLLTGRLGRALNITQGVGSQILTAPQPEGWVEIGGRVRLER from the coding sequence GTGACCGACTACGACGTACTGCGGGTCTTCTGCGCGCCGAACGGCGGATACGGCAACGAACTGGGCGTCGTCCGGGACGGATCCGTACTGCCGGAGCCCGAGCGGCGGCAGGAGTTGGCCGCCAAACTCGGCTTCAGCGAGACCGTGTTCGTGGACGACCCCGAGCGCGGCGTCGTCGACATCTACACGCCCACCCTGCGCCTGCCCTTCGCCGGGCACCCCTGCGTCGGCACCGCCTGGCTGCTCGACGTGCCCGAACTCGTCACGCGGGCCGGGGTGGTGGGCGCCCGGCTGGACGGGGAGTTCAGCTGGATCGAGGCCCGGCCGGAGTGGGCCCCGCCGCGCACCCTGCGCCAGTACGCCACCGTCGCCGAGGTCGACGACCTCGCGGTGCCGCCGAAGGGGGAGTGGGTCTACGCCTGGGCTTGGGAGGACGAGGCGGCGGGACGGGTGCGGGCCCGCGCCTTCCCGGGCCGGGACGACGGCATCGACGAGGACGAGGCGACGGGCGCGGCGGCACTGCTGCTGACCGGACGCCTGGGACGCGCCCTCAACATCACCCAGGGCGTCGGCTCCCAGATCCTCACCGCGCCGCAGCCCGAGGGCTGGGTCGAGATCGGCGGCCGGGTCCGCCTGGAGCGCTGA
- a CDS encoding biliverdin-producing heme oxygenase: MDSFSTLIRTASHQQHVEAETSTFMSDLLGGALGVDAYARYTEQLWFVYEALEAAAGRLAADPVAGPFVRPELLRLASLERDLAHLRGAGWRAGLTALPATEAYAARVRECAEEWPAGYVAHHYTRYLGDLSGGQIIRDKAERTWGFARKGDGVRFYVFEEISNPAAFKREYRDLLDGIRADDLEKQRVVAECKRAFALNTAVFRALGEEFPLSA; encoded by the coding sequence ATGGACTCCTTCTCGACGCTCATCCGCACCGCCTCCCACCAGCAGCACGTGGAGGCGGAGACCTCGACGTTCATGAGCGACCTGCTGGGCGGAGCGCTCGGTGTCGACGCCTACGCGCGCTACACCGAGCAGCTGTGGTTCGTCTACGAGGCCCTGGAGGCCGCCGCCGGGCGGCTGGCGGCGGACCCGGTGGCGGGGCCGTTCGTCCGGCCGGAGCTGCTGCGGCTGGCCTCGCTGGAGCGGGACCTGGCGCACCTGCGCGGCGCCGGCTGGCGTGCGGGGCTGACCGCCCTGCCCGCGACCGAGGCGTACGCGGCCCGGGTGCGCGAGTGCGCCGAGGAGTGGCCGGCGGGGTACGTCGCCCACCACTACACGCGCTACCTCGGCGACCTGTCGGGCGGCCAGATCATCCGGGACAAGGCCGAGCGGACCTGGGGCTTCGCCAGGAAGGGCGACGGGGTCCGTTTCTACGTCTTCGAGGAGATCTCCAACCCGGCCGCCTTCAAGCGGGAGTACCGCGACCTGCTGGACGGCATCCGCGCCGACGACCTGGAGAAGCAGCGGGTGGTCGCCGAGTGCAAGCGCGCCTTCGCCCTGAACACGGCGGTGTTCCGGGCGCTCGGCGAGGAGTTCCCGCTGTCCGCCTGA
- the map gene encoding type I methionyl aminopeptidase: MSGQSLLVPGELSPTRSVPGNIRRPEYVGKPAPTPYTGPEVQTPETVEAMRVAGRIAARAMEEAAKHIAPGVTTDALDRVAHEYMCDHGAYPSTLGYRGYPKSLCSSVNEVICHGIPDSTVLRDGDIVNLDVTAYIGGVHGDNNATYLVGEVDEESRLLVERTRESLARAIKAVKPGRQINIIGRVIESYAKRFGYGVVRDFTGHGINSSFHSGLIVPHYDSPHATTVIQPGMTFTIEPMLTLGTHEYDMWDDGWTVVTKDRRRTAQFEHTLVVTDSGAEILTLP; the protein is encoded by the coding sequence ATGTCTGGCCAGTCGCTGCTCGTCCCAGGGGAGCTGTCCCCCACCCGTTCCGTGCCCGGAAACATCCGCCGGCCCGAGTACGTCGGCAAACCCGCGCCGACGCCGTACACCGGACCGGAGGTGCAGACGCCCGAGACGGTCGAGGCGATGCGCGTGGCCGGGCGGATCGCGGCGCGGGCGATGGAGGAGGCCGCGAAGCACATCGCGCCCGGCGTGACGACGGACGCGCTGGACCGGGTGGCGCACGAGTACATGTGCGACCACGGCGCCTACCCCTCGACGCTCGGCTACCGGGGCTACCCCAAGTCCCTGTGCAGCTCGGTCAACGAGGTCATCTGCCACGGCATCCCCGACTCCACGGTGCTGCGCGACGGCGACATCGTGAACCTGGACGTGACGGCGTACATCGGCGGGGTGCACGGCGACAACAACGCGACCTACCTGGTCGGCGAGGTGGACGAGGAGAGCCGGCTGCTGGTCGAGCGGACCCGGGAGTCGCTGGCCCGCGCGATCAAGGCGGTCAAGCCGGGCCGGCAGATCAACATCATCGGCCGGGTCATCGAGTCGTACGCGAAGCGGTTCGGGTACGGGGTGGTGCGGGACTTCACCGGCCACGGGATCAACTCGTCGTTCCACTCGGGGCTCATCGTCCCGCACTACGACAGCCCGCACGCGACGACCGTCATCCAGCCCGGAATGACCTTCACGATCGAGCCGATGCTGACGCTCGGCACCCACGAGTACGACATGTGGGACGACGGCTGGACGGTCGTGACGAAGGACCGCAGGCGGACCGCGCAGTTCGAGCACACCCTGGTGGTGACGGACTCGGGCGCGGAGATCCTCACGCTGCCCTGA
- a CDS encoding MFS transporter, which yields MTDTSPADAPADKPADVPVGAPTGLRALLPDLSPWRASRDFRRLWISGLITNFGSFLTFVALPVQIKELTGSAAAVGAIGAVELVPLVVFGLYGGALADAWDKRRLILWTEAGQGVACAALLVNALMPSPAVWPLYVIAAFTSALGAVQRPALDSLIPRIVAHEHLPAAASLNALRWQVGGIAGPALAGVVVAYAGLGWAYAVDLVTFAASVALVAGLASSPASHEARRPSWAAIAEGARYAWSRKELLGTYAVDLAAMLLAMPLAVLPFLADELDAEWSLGLMYAAIPAGSLLVSVSSGWTSRVHRHGRMVVLAAAGWGVAIAAAGFAGNVWLVLLCFVLAGACDMVSGVFRSAMWNQTIPDELRGRLAGIELLSYSVGPQLGQVRAGGTAALVGVRASVWSGGLLCAGAVGLLALCLPTMMTYDARTNEHAVRLREKRAADAASG from the coding sequence GTGACCGACACCTCCCCCGCCGACGCGCCCGCCGACAAACCCGCGGACGTGCCCGTCGGTGCGCCCACCGGACTGCGGGCGCTACTGCCCGACCTCTCGCCCTGGCGGGCCTCCCGGGACTTCCGGCGGCTGTGGATCTCGGGTCTGATCACGAACTTCGGGAGCTTCCTGACGTTCGTCGCGCTGCCGGTGCAGATCAAGGAGCTGACCGGCTCGGCGGCGGCGGTGGGCGCGATCGGGGCCGTCGAGCTGGTGCCGCTGGTGGTCTTCGGGCTGTACGGCGGTGCGCTGGCCGACGCCTGGGACAAACGGCGGCTGATCCTGTGGACGGAGGCCGGTCAGGGCGTGGCGTGCGCGGCGCTGCTGGTCAACGCGCTGATGCCGAGCCCGGCCGTCTGGCCGCTGTATGTGATCGCCGCGTTCACCTCGGCGCTCGGCGCGGTGCAGCGTCCGGCCCTGGACTCGCTGATCCCGCGGATCGTGGCCCACGAGCACCTGCCGGCCGCCGCCTCGCTGAACGCGCTGCGCTGGCAGGTCGGCGGGATCGCCGGACCGGCGCTGGCGGGCGTGGTGGTGGCGTACGCGGGGCTCGGCTGGGCGTACGCGGTCGACCTGGTCACCTTCGCCGCCTCGGTGGCCCTGGTGGCGGGGCTCGCCTCCTCGCCCGCCTCGCACGAGGCGCGCAGGCCGTCGTGGGCGGCGATCGCCGAGGGCGCCCGGTACGCGTGGAGCCGCAAGGAGCTGCTGGGCACCTACGCGGTCGACCTCGCGGCGATGCTCCTGGCGATGCCGCTCGCGGTCCTGCCGTTCCTGGCCGACGAGTTGGACGCCGAGTGGTCGCTCGGGCTGATGTACGCGGCGATTCCGGCGGGCTCGCTGCTGGTGAGCGTGAGCAGCGGCTGGACCTCGCGGGTGCACCGGCACGGGCGGATGGTGGTACTCGCGGCGGCCGGCTGGGGCGTGGCGATCGCCGCGGCGGGCTTCGCCGGGAACGTGTGGCTGGTGCTGCTGTGCTTCGTGCTCGCCGGCGCCTGCGACATGGTCAGCGGCGTCTTCCGCAGCGCGATGTGGAACCAGACCATCCCGGACGAGCTGCGCGGCCGGCTCGCCGGGATCGAGCTGCTGTCGTACTCGGTGGGTCCGCAGCTCGGCCAGGTCCGGGCGGGCGGCACGGCCGCGCTCGTCGGGGTGCGGGCGTCGGTGTGGTCGGGCGGGCTGCTGTGCGCCGGCGCGGTGGGGCTGCTGGCGCTGTGCCTGCCGACGATGATGACGTACGACGCGCGGACGAACGAGCACGCGGTGCGGCTGCGCGAGAAGCGCGCAGCCGACGCCGCGAGCGGCTGA
- the npdG gene encoding NADPH-dependent F420 reductase: protein MTSTDSAAQKAPAKAPAKDPWDLPDVSGLVVGVLGGTGPQGKGLAYRLAKAGQKVIVGSRAAERAAAAAEEIGHGVEGADNAETARRSDVVIVAVPWDGHGKTLESLRGELSGKLVVDCVNPLGFDKKGAYALKPEEGSAAEQAAALLPDSRVAAAFHHLSAVLLQDPEIDEIDTDVMVLGEERADVEIVQALAGRIPGMRGVFAGRLRNAHQVESLVANLISVNRRYKAHAGLRVTDV, encoded by the coding sequence ATGACCTCTACCGACAGTGCTGCACAGAAGGCCCCCGCCAAGGCACCGGCCAAGGACCCCTGGGACCTGCCCGACGTCTCCGGGCTGGTCGTCGGCGTGCTCGGCGGCACCGGCCCGCAGGGCAAGGGCCTCGCGTACCGCCTCGCCAAGGCCGGCCAGAAGGTGATCGTCGGCTCCCGCGCCGCCGAGCGCGCCGCGGCCGCCGCCGAGGAGATCGGGCACGGCGTCGAGGGTGCCGACAACGCCGAGACCGCGCGCCGCAGCGACGTCGTGATCGTCGCCGTACCGTGGGACGGCCACGGCAAGACCCTCGAATCCCTGCGCGGGGAACTGTCCGGCAAGCTCGTCGTCGACTGCGTCAACCCGCTCGGCTTCGACAAGAAGGGCGCCTACGCGCTCAAGCCCGAGGAGGGCAGCGCCGCCGAGCAGGCCGCCGCCCTGCTGCCGGACAGCCGGGTCGCCGCCGCCTTCCACCACCTCTCGGCGGTGCTCCTCCAGGACCCGGAGATCGACGAGATCGACACCGACGTGATGGTCCTCGGCGAGGAGCGCGCCGACGTGGAGATCGTGCAGGCCCTCGCCGGGCGCATCCCCGGCATGCGCGGCGTCTTCGCCGGGCGGCTGCGCAACGCCCACCAGGTCGAGTCGCTGGTCGCCAACCTGATCTCCGTCAACCGGCGCTACAAGGCACACGCCGGGCTCCGCGTCACGGACGTATGA
- a CDS encoding site-2 protease family protein: MSTATARPSDRRISPVFLGIVAVAAVTGWATWTGFAEQPGLAVFLFVTAAWVVSLCLHEYAHARTALHSGDISVGAKGYLTLNPVKYTHALLSIVLPVLFVIMGGIGLPGGAVFIERGRIRGRWRHSLISAAGPLTNVLFAVVCTAPFWLDALDGVPRDFRLALAFLALLQVTAAILNFLPVPGLDGYGVIEPWLSYNVRRQVEPLAPFGLLIVFALLWIPALNGVFFDAIDALLRGLGIGEVDTYCGFELYRFWQTDPLCTPGG; this comes from the coding sequence ATGTCCACCGCCACCGCCCGTCCCAGCGACCGGAGGATCAGTCCCGTCTTCCTCGGGATCGTCGCCGTCGCCGCGGTCACGGGCTGGGCCACCTGGACCGGCTTCGCCGAGCAGCCGGGGCTCGCCGTGTTCCTGTTCGTCACGGCCGCGTGGGTCGTCTCGCTGTGCCTGCACGAGTACGCGCACGCCCGCACCGCGCTGCACAGCGGCGACATCTCGGTCGGCGCGAAGGGCTACCTCACGCTGAACCCGGTGAAGTACACGCACGCCCTGCTCAGCATCGTGCTGCCCGTCCTCTTCGTGATCATGGGCGGGATCGGGCTGCCCGGCGGTGCCGTCTTCATCGAGCGCGGGCGGATCCGCGGGCGCTGGCGGCACAGTCTGATCTCGGCGGCGGGTCCGCTGACGAACGTGCTGTTCGCCGTCGTGTGCACCGCGCCGTTCTGGCTGGACGCGCTGGACGGCGTGCCGCGCGACTTCCGGCTGGCGCTGGCGTTCCTGGCGCTGCTCCAGGTCACCGCCGCGATCCTGAACTTCCTGCCGGTGCCGGGCCTGGACGGCTACGGCGTGATCGAGCCCTGGCTGTCGTACAACGTGCGGCGGCAGGTGGAGCCGCTCGCGCCGTTCGGGCTGCTGATCGTGTTCGCGCTGCTGTGGATCCCGGCGCTCAACGGCGTGTTCTTCGACGCGATCGACGCGCTGCTGCGGGGCCTCGGGATCGGCGAGGTCGACACGTACTGCGGCTTCGAGCTGTACCGCTTCTGGCAGACCGACCCGCTGTGCACGCCGGGCGGGTGA